Below is a genomic region from Bacillus mycoides.
GAGTTATTAGAGATTAGTGTGAGTGATCAAGGAATGGGAATTCCGAAAGAAAATGTAGATAAAATATTTGAACGTTTTTATCGTGTAGATAAAGCTCGTTCGAGACAAATGGGTGGTACAGGTCTTGGGTTAGCCATTGCGAAAGAAATGATTGAGGCACATGGCGGCTCGGTTTGGGCGAAAAGTGAGGAAGGAAAAGGGACAACTATTTATTTCACATTGCCAATGGCGACAGATGAAGAGGACGATTGGGAATGAGTATGGAAAACTTTAAAACGATAGTTCTAATTAATTTGGTTGTCATTAGTCTATTTCTTACTTTTAACTTGTGGACATATGTTCCTGATTCTACTTCTATGCAAAATACAAAGTTCGTTCAAGGTAACGAAGAGATAAATACGATAAAGATTTCGGAGGTTGTTCGCCCATCCTCTGTCGTTATTCATAAAGAGAAAAATCATTATGTAAGCGAAAAGAAGGAAAATGTGGATTCGATCTATAAAATTCTTGAAAACGGAGAATTACATAATTTCGAAGAAATAACGGGGACAGTCCCTAAAGGTGATTTTCTATCTTATGTACACGGAGAAGAAAAAATTGAATTTGTTTTTCCTACAAATATCCCGTTAGATACGATTAAAAATATGTTTAATATTAAAGATAAAAACATAGAAAGTAACAGAAGTTTTAATCGTATTATAATTGATCCTTCTAGAAGTAAGGATCAAGAAATTAAAGTTAGCTTTGTTTCCTATGATACTCCTCATAAAATATATCAAGCAACATTAAGTGGTGCTTATATAAAGGATATTATAAATGCTCAAAATCAACTTATAACAGTAGCAAGACCATATTTTGAGTATCAAATAAATGATACAAAAAAACTTTTTTTACCAGAGGGAATTACGGAATTAAGTAAGGCAGAGTATATTACAGCTAAACTAGAAGTGGATCCATTTAAAAATGCTTTATTTAGTGATCCACGTTATTTAAGTCCTATTTCTGAGAAAACAAAGGAAACATTTACAGATGGCATCCGTTCTATGGAAATTGATAAGTCGGATGCAATGTTGAAATATAAAAATTCCGCTGTACATGGTGATAAATCTACGGATAATGCGGTAATTTTACAAAAAAGTTTTGACTTTGTAAGTGGGCATAGTGGATCCTTGAAGTCCTATCGTTTTGATTATATTAATGGGAGGAAAACTTCATTCCGTTTATATGAGGATGGTTTGCCTGTATTTAATGCAAATGGAATAGCGGAATTAAAACAAGTATGGGGTTCAGGTGAAATTATGCAGTATGAAAGACCCTTTTTTGAGTTCAGTATTACTTTGCCTAGTAAACAACAAACAACTTCTCTAGCATCAGGTCGTACAGTGATGACATCACTAGAGAATAATCCAGAAATTGATAAAAAATCAATTCAGGATGTTGGTATTGGTTATAAAATGTCATTGGAACCGTCCATCAGTGATGTGAGAATCGCTGTCTTACAGCCGATATGGTATGTAAAATGTGAAGAAGATGGTAAGCAACAAATATATGAGTGGAGTGAGGGGGGACTAAATGGATTGGGATCGAATTAAGACCATATTTATTGTGACCTTTTTTGTTTTAGACCTCTTTCTTATCTTTCAGTTCATTCAAAAGCAAGATAGTAATCAATTAGAACTTGTGACGGAAACGAAAATTGATCAACAATTAAAAGCTGAAAAAATTACTATGGGAAATTTTCCTAAAGAACCGAAAAAAGAGTCATTTATAATGGCGAAAAATAAGGGTTTCAAAGAAGAAGATGTGGAAGCTTTAAAAAATCAGACAGCGCATGTGCAAGACGAATATCAAATAGAGGGTAAATTAAAAGAGCCTTTTTTAAATACAAAATCATTGTCAAAAGATAAGTATAATGAGTTTTTGAAAAATTATGTGCTGGATGGACAAAAATATGAGTTTGGAGCAATAAAGGACTCAAAAATTTACTTCTTTCAAAAGTATAA
It encodes:
- a CDS encoding YycH family regulatory protein, yielding MSMENFKTIVLINLVVISLFLTFNLWTYVPDSTSMQNTKFVQGNEEINTIKISEVVRPSSVVIHKEKNHYVSEKKENVDSIYKILENGELHNFEEITGTVPKGDFLSYVHGEEKIEFVFPTNIPLDTIKNMFNIKDKNIESNRSFNRIIIDPSRSKDQEIKVSFVSYDTPHKIYQATLSGAYIKDIINAQNQLITVARPYFEYQINDTKKLFLPEGITELSKAEYITAKLEVDPFKNALFSDPRYLSPISEKTKETFTDGIRSMEIDKSDAMLKYKNSAVHGDKSTDNAVILQKSFDFVSGHSGSLKSYRFDYINGRKTSFRLYEDGLPVFNANGIAELKQVWGSGEIMQYERPFFEFSITLPSKQQTTSLASGRTVMTSLENNPEIDKKSIQDVGIGYKMSLEPSISDVRIAVLQPIWYVKCEEDGKQQIYEWSEGGLNGLGSN
- a CDS encoding two-component system regulatory protein YycI; the encoded protein is MDWDRIKTIFIVTFFVLDLFLIFQFIQKQDSNQLELVTETKIDQQLKAEKITMGNFPKEPKKESFIMAKNKGFKEEDVEALKNQTAHVQDEYQIEGKLKEPFLNTKSLSKDKYNEFLKNYVLDGQKYEFGAIKDSKIYFFQKYKDKPIFYNNRAMIVVDLNEKNELISYTQTMLTDLKEMGESEKTKEQEIITAQTALENIYLKNKIAENTHVKEAQIGYATLAESSSNIQVLAPTWNLKTEQKKDFFVNAIEGQVMELGETQVPEEHNGVRKNEHAF